The sequence TCGCGTGCCATTGCAACTGCGGCTTTGGCGGAGCGGGCTGTGATGCCAGCGGCAAAGATGGCAATCTTTGCGTCTTCCATCATATAGCTTTCAATTTGCACGAGGTCGCGGAGGTTATAGACGATTTTTTTGCGCAGGCGATCCATCATGTCTGCAGATTCGCTGGGTTTGTTTGTGGGAAATCCCAACTGGTCGTGGGTGAGGCCGGTCACGTGGAAACGGTATCCCTCGCCATAGCTGGCCAGCGGGGAGAGATATTTTTGGTTTTCGTCGTAATGTTTATACCAGTGTGGCGGCACGGTTGGCTTGATGCGGGAAATCACGCGCACGTTTGCCAAATCGGGCAGGCGCACGGCTTCGCGCATGTGACCCAAAACCTCGTCCAGAAGCAGGATCACACAGGTGCGATATTTCTCGCTGAGGTTCACGGCGCGAATGGTGAGTTCATAGCATTCCTTCACGCTGGCGGGATAGAGCACGATGGCGGGGCTGTCGCCATGGCTGCCCCAGCGGGATTGCTGGATTTCGCCCTGGGCACAACTGGTGGGCATTCCGGTGGAGGGTCCCACCCTTTGCACGTTCACCACCACGCAGGGTGTTTCGGTGATTTTGGCAAATCCAATTCCTTCCTGCATCAGCGAAAAACCGGGGCCGGAAGTGGCTGTGAGCGCTTTCGCGCCTGCCAGAGAGGCTCCGGTGATGGCGCAGATGCTGGCAATTTCATCTTCCATTTGGACAAAAACGCCGCCGCGCTTGGGCAGTTCGGTTGCCAAGATTTCGGCAATTTCAGTGGAAGGGGTGATGGGGTATCCGGCAAAGAAATCGC comes from Candidatus Cloacimonadota bacterium and encodes:
- a CDS encoding 2-oxoacid:acceptor oxidoreductase subunit alpha, with the protein product MQQKKSTAKTNVKAKAAPKAAPKATVKNTAPKAKAEQVKPESILEELQTERERKTVLMQGNEAVSYGALDAGCDFFAGYPITPSTEIAEILATELPKRGGVFVQMEDEIASICAITGASLAGAKALTATSGPGFSLMQEGIGFAKITETPCVVVNVQRVGPSTGMPTSCAQGEIQQSRWGSHGDSPAIVLYPASVKECYELTIRAVNLSEKYRTCVILLLDEVLGHMREAVRLPDLANVRVISRIKPTVPPHWYKHYDENQKYLSPLASYGEGYRFHVTGLTHDQLGFPTNKPSESADMMDRLRKKIVYNLRDLVQIESYMMEDAKIAIFAAGITARSAKAAVAMAREEGLPVGLLRPLTIWPFPDDAVRKMLRDVDVVVVPELNQGQLVREIQRLVKDRSDSKLIKIQRVNGKLISPQEILRKMKGGM